Proteins encoded together in one uncultured Desulfosarcina sp. window:
- a CDS encoding co-chaperone GroES gives MKVKPLNDRLLVVRVEEEQKTKGGIIIPDTAKEKPMEGMVVAAGPGKQDEKGNRTPLDVKAGDRVLFSKYAGTEIKIDDIEHLFMREDDILGVIE, from the coding sequence ATGAAGGTCAAACCGTTGAACGACAGGCTGCTGGTGGTGCGTGTCGAAGAAGAGCAAAAAACCAAGGGCGGCATCATCATTCCGGATACAGCCAAAGAAAAACCCATGGAGGGCATGGTGGTCGCCGCCGGTCCGGGGAAACAGGACGAAAAAGGCAACCGGACCCCCCTGGACGTCAAAGCCGGCGACCGGGTGCTCTTCTCCAAATACGCGGGCACCGAGATCAAGATCGACGACATCGAACACCTCTTCATGCGTGAAGACGACATTCTGGGCGTGATTGAATAG
- the groL gene encoding chaperonin GroEL (60 kDa chaperone family; promotes refolding of misfolded polypeptides especially under stressful conditions; forms two stacked rings of heptamers to form a barrel-shaped 14mer; ends can be capped by GroES; misfolded proteins enter the barrel where they are refolded when GroES binds): MAAKMFVYGSSAREAMLKGVNTLANAVKVTLGPKGNNAVLDKSFGPPLVTKDGVTVAKEIELTEKFENMGAQMVKEVASKTSDVAGDGTTTATVLAQAIYAEGQKLVAAGANPMSIKRGIDKGTAAVVEALKKLSKPTKDRKEIEQVGTISANNDETVGQLISEAMEKVGKEGVITVEEAKSMETTLDIVEGMQFDRGYISPYFVTDAERMVAELEEPYILLNEKKISSMQDLLPLLESTAKTGRPLLIIAEDVDGEALATLIVNKLRGTLKVAAVKAPGFGDRRKAMLQDIAILTGGQVVSEDLGIKLENLTVKDLGKCRTVKIDKDNTTIIDGSGTKSAIEGRVKQIRAQIEETKSDYDREKLQERLAKLIGGVAVINIGAATETEMKEKKARMEDALNATRAAVEEGVVPGGGVALLRCIDALDKLDVRGEEKSGVAILKRALQEPLRQIVGNAGLEGSVVVNKVLEGKGDYGFNAATETYENLLAAGVIDPTKVVRFALQNAASVTGLMLTTEAMIADKPEKKKGSATPPMGDDMY; this comes from the coding sequence ATGGCTGCAAAAATGTTTGTTTACGGCTCCAGCGCCCGCGAGGCGATGCTCAAAGGGGTCAACACCCTGGCCAATGCGGTCAAGGTCACCCTTGGTCCTAAAGGCAACAATGCGGTACTCGACAAATCCTTTGGCCCGCCGCTGGTCACCAAGGACGGCGTGACCGTGGCCAAAGAGATCGAACTGACCGAGAAATTCGAGAACATGGGCGCCCAGATGGTCAAGGAAGTGGCCAGCAAGACCAGCGATGTGGCCGGCGACGGCACCACCACGGCCACGGTGCTGGCACAGGCCATCTATGCCGAAGGTCAGAAACTGGTGGCCGCCGGAGCCAATCCCATGTCCATCAAACGCGGCATCGACAAGGGAACCGCTGCGGTTGTGGAGGCCCTGAAAAAACTGTCCAAGCCCACCAAGGACCGCAAGGAGATCGAACAGGTCGGCACCATCTCGGCCAACAACGACGAGACCGTGGGCCAGCTGATTTCCGAGGCCATGGAGAAGGTGGGCAAAGAGGGCGTCATCACGGTCGAAGAAGCCAAAAGCATGGAGACCACCCTGGATATCGTGGAAGGCATGCAGTTTGACCGCGGTTATATTTCTCCCTATTTCGTCACCGATGCCGAAAGAATGGTTGCCGAGTTGGAGGAGCCCTATATCCTGCTCAACGAAAAGAAAATCTCCAGCATGCAGGATCTGCTGCCCCTGCTGGAATCGACCGCCAAAACCGGCCGGCCCCTGCTGATCATTGCCGAGGATGTGGACGGAGAAGCCCTGGCCACCCTGATCGTCAACAAGCTGCGCGGCACCCTGAAGGTGGCGGCCGTCAAGGCCCCGGGTTTCGGTGACCGGCGCAAGGCCATGCTCCAGGATATCGCCATCCTCACCGGCGGCCAGGTGGTTTCCGAGGACCTCGGCATCAAGCTGGAAAACCTGACCGTAAAAGACCTGGGCAAATGCCGCACGGTGAAGATCGACAAGGACAATACTACCATCATCGACGGATCCGGAACCAAATCAGCCATCGAGGGCCGCGTCAAACAGATCCGCGCCCAGATCGAGGAGACGAAATCCGACTATGACCGCGAAAAGCTCCAGGAGCGTCTGGCCAAACTGATCGGCGGCGTGGCCGTGATCAACATCGGCGCTGCCACGGAGACCGAAATGAAAGAGAAAAAGGCCCGCATGGAGGATGCCCTCAACGCCACCCGGGCGGCCGTTGAGGAGGGCGTCGTTCCCGGCGGCGGTGTGGCCCTGCTGCGCTGCATCGACGCACTCGACAAGCTGGATGTCCGTGGAGAAGAGAAAAGCGGTGTAGCCATCCTGAAGCGCGCCCTCCAGGAACCGTTGCGCCAGATTGTCGGCAACGCCGGCCTGGAAGGCTCGGTAGTGGTCAACAAGGTCCTCGAAGGCAAGGGCGACTACGGCTTCAACGCCGCCACGGAGACCTACGAGAATCTGCTGGCGGCCGGCGTCATCGATCCCACCAAGGTGGTGCGGTTCGCCCTGCAGAACGCCGCCTCGGTCACCGGTCTCATGCTGACCACCGAGGCGATGATTGCCGACAAACCCGAGAAGAAAAAGGGGTCGGCAACCCCGCCCATGGGCGACGACATGTATTGA
- the disA gene encoding DNA integrity scanning diadenylate cyclase DisA — protein sequence MPIAPELIPKIKMVAPGTVLRRAPDDITMAEFGALIVFLDDIEEQENILQGGFFIGTGFSPEKLYELAKMDGAIILDESVARILAANVQLAPDPTLPTNETGMRHRAAERTARQTQKFVLTISRRRKVITLYYKNHKHQLKEINTLIARISQTVGTVERYKNDLDKKCLRIERDEFLDQVQLIQVTELLNDCVGIMNLLEEIDPYVIETGSEGHLLVLRLNSVREDVDTLARLFVKDYSFNALTDDDIAPVIEKLKSVKPADHEKIAGLLDWPSAAEATLHDINVRPRGYRLLKQMAKIPPGTADKVVDQFKDLVRLGMADEAALLEVEGIGEKRARSIVEGIQHMRNRIVYR from the coding sequence ATGCCAATCGCTCCCGAACTGATCCCCAAAATCAAGATGGTCGCCCCCGGAACCGTGTTGCGCCGCGCCCCGGATGATATCACCATGGCCGAGTTCGGTGCGTTGATCGTGTTTTTGGACGACATCGAAGAGCAGGAGAACATTTTACAGGGAGGATTTTTCATCGGGACCGGCTTTTCACCGGAAAAACTCTACGAACTGGCAAAAATGGACGGCGCCATCATCCTGGATGAAAGCGTTGCCCGAATCCTGGCCGCCAATGTCCAACTGGCGCCCGATCCCACGCTGCCTACCAATGAAACCGGCATGCGCCATCGTGCCGCCGAGCGTACGGCCCGCCAGACCCAGAAATTCGTGTTGACCATTTCGCGCCGCAGAAAGGTGATTACCCTTTACTACAAAAACCACAAGCACCAGCTTAAAGAAATCAATACCCTCATTGCCCGCATCAGCCAAACCGTTGGTACGGTCGAACGCTACAAGAATGATCTCGACAAGAAGTGCCTGAGAATCGAGCGGGATGAATTTCTGGATCAGGTGCAGCTTATCCAGGTTACCGAGCTTCTCAACGACTGCGTCGGAATCATGAATCTGCTGGAGGAAATCGACCCTTATGTCATCGAAACCGGAAGCGAAGGCCACCTGCTGGTTCTGAGGCTCAACAGCGTGAGAGAAGATGTCGACACCTTGGCTCGGCTGTTCGTCAAGGATTACAGCTTCAACGCCCTTACGGATGACGATATCGCACCGGTCATCGAAAAGCTGAAGTCCGTCAAACCTGCCGACCATGAGAAAATTGCCGGGCTTCTGGACTGGCCTTCAGCGGCGGAAGCCACCCTGCATGATATCAATGTGCGCCCCCGGGGATACCGTTTGCTCAAGCAGATGGCGAAAATTCCGCCAGGCACGGCCGACAAGGTGGTGGACCAGTTCAAGGATCTGGTCCGTCTGGGCATGGCCGATGAAGCCGCCCTGCTGGAAGTTGAAGGCATCGGCGAGAAAAGAGCCCGCTCGATTGTCGAAGGGATTCAGCACATGCGGAATCGAATCGTCTATCGATAG
- a CDS encoding radical SAM protein has product MVAEKYREFADRNRQEYVGVYDSMKWLHPDDAANANRERESLIASIFRFPGATWTCAGTKLFTHALSPGCLLCAQGAWSCLFINGICNARCFYCPSSQDDSGPPVTNTLVFEKAADYADYVNRFNIQGVSFSGGEPFLTFDRVLAFLEAVKTHVDHPVYTWLYTNGILAKRERLAALRDGGLDEIRFDLSANQYRLDALEKAVGVIPRVTVEIPAIPEDVPTTRQLIAELASAGVDHLNLHQIRCTPYNRGKLAARGYTFLHGPKVTVLETELAALELMRYSQEHSIELPINYCTHAYQHQFQSAGVRRRCADLIKAEYEDVTPTGYIRRLTISGPEEAIAHVAETFAVRGIAASHYSLSAKGGSLSFAAELWPFVDFSSIRLKVGHSQAVLRNGVSYRHPFKKMDLNGSKTLFVEKQTVQPGIWLEGEQIEALGRFIESRGTELLNGQGDLAVPESLNGIESFEAFKPGLASYC; this is encoded by the coding sequence GTGGTAGCGGAGAAATACCGGGAATTCGCCGACCGCAACCGGCAGGAGTATGTCGGCGTATACGATTCGATGAAGTGGCTGCATCCCGACGATGCGGCGAATGCCAATCGGGAAAGAGAATCCCTGATTGCATCCATCTTCCGGTTTCCCGGTGCAACGTGGACCTGTGCCGGCACCAAGCTCTTCACCCATGCCCTTTCTCCCGGATGCTTGCTCTGCGCGCAGGGAGCGTGGTCCTGCCTATTTATCAACGGCATCTGCAATGCCCGGTGCTTTTACTGCCCCTCCTCGCAGGATGACTCCGGGCCGCCGGTCACCAATACCCTCGTTTTCGAGAAAGCTGCGGATTACGCCGACTATGTCAACCGGTTCAATATCCAGGGGGTCAGTTTCAGCGGAGGGGAGCCGTTTTTGACCTTCGACCGGGTGCTTGCTTTCCTGGAGGCTGTTAAAACCCACGTCGATCATCCCGTGTACACCTGGCTGTATACCAACGGGATTCTGGCGAAGCGGGAGAGGCTTGCGGCACTTCGGGATGGCGGCCTGGACGAAATCCGTTTCGACCTCAGCGCCAACCAGTACCGGTTGGATGCTCTGGAAAAAGCCGTTGGGGTGATTCCGCGCGTCACCGTTGAAATCCCGGCCATTCCCGAGGATGTGCCCACGACCAGACAATTGATCGCCGAACTGGCGTCCGCCGGTGTAGACCATCTCAACCTCCATCAGATCCGTTGCACCCCCTACAATCGCGGTAAACTGGCAGCCAGGGGATATACCTTTCTCCACGGCCCCAAGGTCACTGTGCTGGAAACCGAACTGGCCGCGTTGGAACTGATGCGGTATTCCCAGGAACATTCCATCGAACTGCCGATCAACTACTGCACGCATGCCTACCAGCACCAGTTCCAGTCGGCCGGGGTCCGGCGACGTTGCGCCGATCTCATCAAGGCCGAATACGAAGACGTCACTCCCACCGGGTATATCCGCAGGCTGACCATTTCCGGCCCTGAAGAAGCGATTGCCCATGTCGCAGAGACATTTGCCGTTCGAGGCATTGCCGCATCGCACTACAGCCTTTCCGCCAAAGGCGGCAGCCTTTCCTTTGCCGCCGAATTGTGGCCGTTTGTCGATTTCTCCTCGATTCGACTCAAGGTGGGCCACAGCCAGGCGGTTCTCAGAAACGGCGTCAGCTACCGCCATCCATTCAAGAAAATGGACTTGAACGGCAGCAAAACCCTGTTTGTGGAAAAGCAGACGGTCCAACCCGGAATCTGGCTGGAGGGGGAGCAGATCGAGGCTTTGGGCCGGTTCATTGAAAGCCGGGGGACGGAACTGCTCAACGGACAGGGGGATCTTGCGGTGCCCGAGTCGTTGAATGGCATAGAATCCTTCGAAGCGTTTAAGCCGGGCCTGGCTTCATACTGCTAA
- a CDS encoding transporter substrate-binding domain-containing protein has product MKKAALLIIFFFPVLICWGGEENQQTPTSPGKEVPVRSDRGAQDRYLYESPVVSYFSIPPHIFLDKDKKVTGAIYDLIEDSIAPEIGVKFQWETEPTSPARQFHNLKDKNNRVLCLAVYVPARRDFMIYSKEPYYYAQSIIAVHKSNPLKVVNEASDISNMVFGYSQKAYITPFMRDPSIQFDLISSPDFLEINLKKVMAHRIDGIYSPGKASSIFFLKKFGVIDDFRLIDLPEKPTPLYFGFSKGNKMLADEFDQAFERLGGQQLYVKLLSRYIDISKLEHVSEKP; this is encoded by the coding sequence ATGAAAAAAGCCGCTTTACTGATCATTTTCTTCTTTCCAGTCCTGATTTGTTGGGGGGGAGAAGAAAACCAACAAACCCCAACATCTCCTGGAAAAGAGGTCCCGGTTCGATCAGACCGGGGGGCGCAGGATCGCTATCTTTACGAATCACCGGTAGTCAGCTATTTTTCAATACCGCCGCATATTTTTCTTGATAAGGACAAGAAGGTTACCGGTGCCATTTACGATTTGATAGAAGATTCCATCGCACCTGAAATCGGCGTCAAATTCCAATGGGAAACAGAGCCGACGAGTCCTGCCAGACAGTTTCACAACTTGAAGGATAAGAATAACCGCGTCTTGTGCCTTGCCGTTTACGTGCCGGCACGGCGCGATTTTATGATATACTCAAAAGAGCCTTATTATTATGCCCAGTCCATCATCGCCGTCCATAAAAGCAATCCCTTAAAAGTCGTCAATGAAGCCAGTGACATCAGCAACATGGTTTTTGGATATTCCCAAAAGGCATACATAACTCCTTTCATGAGGGATCCGTCCATCCAATTCGATTTGATCAGCAGCCCTGATTTTTTAGAAATCAACCTGAAAAAAGTAATGGCTCATCGCATCGACGGGATATACTCGCCCGGCAAGGCTTCCAGTATATTTTTTTTGAAAAAGTTCGGCGTGATTGACGATTTCAGACTCATCGACCTTCCCGAAAAACCAACGCCGCTTTATTTTGGATTTTCCAAAGGCAACAAAATGTTGGCGGATGAATTCGATCAGGCTTTCGAAAGGCTGGGTGGGCAACAATTATATGTCAAGCTTTTAAGCCGATATATCGATATTTCGAAACTCGAACATGTTTCCGAAAAACCATAA
- a CDS encoding transposase, translating into MFILHDILEKLKNEFPQSRKGQECGIWFTYTIMAIIVPFASSRTSCILRCLRSLFGFTGIRRKRFYTFMASPKIPWKRLWQTLWKMIPQPLTGGRLLLALDDYVNPKTGKKIFGCEKIFDHAAKQNQSKYPWAQNVVTVGLLKIVKGRWACLPLSYRFYHLKKSIARMHRQGGPKLAFTSKMAMAVDMITDVAGVFGRKRIIVTTDSWFGNNGLWKPLHDRLGIWIDMISRLRSNSNLFDLPGPHVSSRVGRPRKYGRKLGNAASMAAYYRSLAQEYTVNLYGRDRTILAYERVVMLKTMRCAVKVVWVYRQTQWVAFFSTDMSLSARQIVEYYGARWKIEALFKELKRDIGSAETQTRHPQAVGNHLHFCMLATTVAWIYASRAEKTPTRRHAVDGRSHFAFSDVRRSIAKAAMDDNFRRLFPGPRISVINSLVDVLLHMAA; encoded by the coding sequence ATGTTCATCCTACACGACATTCTCGAAAAACTCAAAAACGAATTCCCGCAGTCTCGAAAAGGTCAAGAGTGCGGAATCTGGTTCACCTATACGATCATGGCGATCATCGTGCCTTTCGCCTCGTCCAGGACATCGTGCATCCTCCGGTGTCTCAGATCCCTGTTCGGCTTTACCGGGATACGGCGAAAACGATTCTACACGTTCATGGCATCTCCAAAGATACCATGGAAACGATTGTGGCAGACGCTGTGGAAAATGATTCCCCAACCACTGACCGGCGGGCGGCTGTTGCTGGCACTGGATGACTATGTCAACCCCAAAACGGGCAAGAAAATCTTCGGATGCGAAAAGATATTCGATCATGCTGCCAAACAGAATCAGTCGAAATATCCGTGGGCACAGAATGTCGTTACCGTGGGACTGCTGAAGATCGTCAAGGGACGATGGGCGTGCCTGCCCTTGAGCTACCGCTTCTATCACCTGAAAAAGAGCATTGCCCGCATGCATCGCCAAGGCGGGCCGAAATTGGCGTTTACCAGCAAGATGGCCATGGCTGTCGACATGATCACAGATGTTGCCGGGGTCTTTGGTCGAAAGCGGATCATCGTCACCACCGATTCCTGGTTCGGTAACAATGGCTTGTGGAAGCCGCTGCATGATCGACTGGGAATATGGATTGACATGATTTCCCGGCTCAGATCGAACAGCAATCTGTTCGATCTGCCCGGTCCGCATGTCAGCAGTCGGGTGGGGCGGCCCCGAAAATACGGCCGGAAATTGGGCAATGCGGCGTCGATGGCTGCGTATTACAGATCTCTGGCACAGGAATACACCGTCAATTTGTATGGCCGCGACAGGACCATCTTGGCCTATGAGCGTGTGGTCATGCTCAAAACGATGCGCTGTGCCGTCAAAGTGGTTTGGGTTTATCGACAAACCCAGTGGGTGGCTTTTTTCTCAACCGACATGTCCCTGTCCGCTCGACAGATCGTTGAGTATTATGGTGCCCGCTGGAAAATCGAAGCCCTGTTCAAAGAACTGAAACGCGACATCGGCAGTGCCGAAACGCAAACCCGTCATCCGCAGGCGGTCGGCAACCACCTGCACTTTTGCATGTTGGCGACCACCGTCGCCTGGATCTATGCAAGTCGGGCCGAGAAGACACCAACCCGTCGGCATGCAGTTGATGGCCGGAGCCATTTTGCCTTCTCGGACGTTCGCCGATCGATAGCCAAAGCCGCCATGGACGATAATTTTCGTAGGCTTTTCCCTGGCCCACGTATATCCGTCATAAATTCACTGGTGGACGTACTGCTGCACATGGCGGCGTGA
- a CDS encoding transporter substrate-binding domain-containing protein, with translation MPRIQKWLVMVGCIFSFFITIPDSYSEDVYLTTSEYLPYTTECAENYGFCTEIVSTVIKNMDMSPVFKFYPWRRGQLNVKEGEVWATFPYSKNVERERDYLFSAQPLFVGRVSFFCYKDYFSENHRWNTLEDLKPYKIGGVRGYWYESDFMKAGLEVEYTANPEETLKKLQAGRIQLFPLNEMVGWYLIGKLFPDHKNHFGVLEKPYELSPSYLMVSKSYPNSKRLLKRFDEAFQKLKESGDYWNILKRNGIPYSEEMY, from the coding sequence ATGCCCAGAATACAAAAATGGCTTGTCATGGTGGGGTGTATTTTTTCTTTTTTTATTACCATACCGGACAGTTACTCCGAAGATGTTTACCTGACCACCAGCGAATATCTTCCATATACAACGGAATGTGCAGAGAATTACGGATTCTGCACCGAAATTGTGAGTACGGTCATAAAGAATATGGACATGAGTCCTGTCTTCAAATTTTATCCATGGAGAAGAGGGCAGTTGAATGTCAAGGAAGGAGAAGTATGGGCGACATTTCCATATTCGAAGAATGTTGAACGGGAACGTGACTATCTGTTTTCAGCGCAACCCCTGTTTGTAGGGAGAGTCAGCTTTTTCTGTTACAAAGATTATTTTTCCGAGAACCACCGATGGAACACGCTGGAAGATTTAAAACCCTATAAGATCGGCGGAGTAAGGGGCTACTGGTACGAAAGCGATTTCATGAAAGCCGGGCTGGAAGTCGAGTATACGGCCAATCCGGAAGAGACGCTCAAAAAACTGCAGGCCGGCAGAATCCAACTGTTCCCTCTTAACGAAATGGTCGGGTGGTATCTGATAGGCAAACTTTTCCCCGACCATAAAAACCATTTCGGCGTATTGGAAAAACCGTATGAACTGTCTCCGTCTTATCTGATGGTATCGAAATCCTATCCAAATTCAAAACGTCTGCTGAAACGGTTCGATGAAGCGTTCCAAAAACTCAAAGAAAGCGGAGACTATTGGAACATTTTGAAAAGGAACGGAATCCCGTATTCGGAGGAAATGTATTAG
- a CDS encoding efflux RND transporter permease subunit, which translates to MKRLAQWSVDNRVAVNLIMMFIIVAGLLTVVNMRREMFPQFALDMINVTVPYPGASPAEVEEGICIKIEEKIKGIENIKRTYSSSREGSGSVTVELDKDADVQKVMDDIKNEVDLIDTFPDEAEDPIITEIINRNPAITVAVYGDVSEKLLRQTADRIRDDLVDTGPISLATLVGVRDFEIAVEVSEENLRRYGLSFDQVVHTLRTGSLDLPGGAIKTDHGEILVRAKGQLYTGKEFEALPLITDTDGTVVRLGQVATVVDGFEDTDIIARFNGKPAALVQVNRTNQEDVIAISDTVEQYVAENRDRMPAGIELATWFDLSTMVRDRISLLLRNGYQGIILVFIALALFLNLRLAFWVSVGIPISFMGAFIVLDFGGETINMISLFAFIMTLGILVDDAIIVGENIFTHYGQGKSPIRAVVDGAGEVGGPVIMAVTTTVVAFTPLMFITGIMGKFISVMPRAVIAILIVSLGEALIILPAHLEGALQKSRLAGRKVGRAIHEKILGRVENGLQYTIERIYTPILRYVVENRYFTFSIGVGVLIVSLGILRGGYVPFIFMPKGDSDWVIAEVNYPLGTPVTTTAQTIAYLEQQAFKLNEAFAGKLDGGKNLITNTYSLTGFIPRRDWKPSQIGGHCGEVWIEMISSAERPRVSVNAVINRWREFAGEIPGVDQLSFFTIEGGPAGSPIEIQLIGDDFNQLELAAAELKNELGKYPGTYDIADDFKPGKPERRMRIKDGAQSIGVTMSDIARQLRQGFYGEEALRIQRGKDDVKVQVRYAEQDRRTLFSIEQVRVRTPDGRQVPLTEVAEVSPSRAYSLIRRVDRKRVITVSSDIDEDVGNASKIVADLNAEFLPRLLKRYPGLRYDLEGQEKRTQESLGSLKKGFTLALMGIFLLLATQFRSYIQPVIIMMAIPFGLIGAVLGHLVMGLAFTIISIFGIVALSGIVVNDSLILIDFINRAHRGGMAIAEAVVQSGRSRFRPVLLTSVTTIAGLFPLLLERSFQAQFLIPMAVSISFGLLAATLLTLLYVPALYLIVDDCIRAVHRRLGPKPAQAEPDEAPSVDGPK; encoded by the coding sequence ATGAAAAGACTCGCCCAATGGTCCGTAGATAACCGCGTTGCGGTCAACCTGATCATGATGTTCATCATCGTTGCGGGGCTGTTGACGGTGGTGAACATGCGAAGGGAGATGTTTCCCCAGTTTGCCCTGGATATGATCAATGTCACCGTTCCTTATCCCGGCGCCAGCCCGGCCGAGGTGGAGGAGGGGATCTGCATCAAGATCGAGGAGAAGATCAAGGGGATCGAGAACATCAAGCGGACCTATTCCTCATCCCGGGAAGGCAGCGGCTCGGTGACCGTCGAACTGGACAAGGACGCCGATGTCCAGAAGGTCATGGACGACATCAAGAACGAAGTGGACCTTATCGATACGTTCCCCGACGAGGCCGAAGACCCCATCATTACCGAAATCATCAACCGCAACCCGGCCATTACCGTGGCCGTGTACGGTGATGTATCCGAAAAGCTCCTACGCCAGACGGCGGACCGCATCCGGGATGATCTGGTGGATACGGGCCCCATCTCGCTGGCCACGCTGGTGGGGGTGCGGGACTTCGAGATCGCGGTGGAGGTCTCCGAGGAGAACCTGAGACGCTACGGGCTGAGCTTCGACCAGGTGGTCCACACCCTGAGAACCGGAAGCCTGGATCTTCCCGGCGGTGCCATCAAGACCGACCACGGGGAGATACTGGTGCGGGCCAAAGGCCAGCTTTACACCGGAAAAGAGTTCGAGGCCCTACCTTTGATTACCGACACCGACGGGACGGTGGTGCGGTTGGGGCAGGTGGCCACGGTGGTCGACGGATTCGAGGATACGGACATCATCGCCCGCTTCAATGGCAAGCCCGCCGCCCTGGTGCAAGTCAACCGCACCAACCAGGAGGATGTAATCGCCATCTCCGACACCGTTGAGCAATACGTGGCCGAAAACCGCGATCGCATGCCGGCCGGCATCGAACTGGCCACCTGGTTCGATCTGTCCACCATGGTGCGGGACCGCATCAGCCTGCTGCTGCGCAACGGGTACCAGGGAATCATCCTCGTGTTCATCGCCCTGGCCCTGTTTCTCAACCTGCGTCTGGCCTTCTGGGTTTCCGTAGGCATTCCCATCTCTTTCATGGGAGCCTTCATTGTGCTGGATTTCGGGGGCGAAACCATCAATATGATCTCCCTGTTCGCCTTCATCATGACTTTGGGCATTCTGGTGGATGACGCCATTATCGTCGGGGAGAACATCTTTACCCATTACGGGCAGGGCAAGTCTCCCATCCGTGCGGTGGTGGATGGCGCCGGAGAGGTGGGCGGACCGGTGATCATGGCTGTGACCACCACGGTCGTGGCGTTCACGCCGCTGATGTTCATTACCGGCATCATGGGCAAATTCATCAGCGTCATGCCCCGGGCGGTGATCGCCATCCTGATCGTTTCTTTGGGCGAAGCCCTGATCATTCTGCCGGCGCATCTGGAGGGAGCCTTGCAGAAAAGCCGGCTGGCCGGCAGAAAAGTCGGTCGGGCCATTCACGAGAAAATTCTCGGACGGGTTGAAAACGGGCTGCAGTATACTATCGAACGCATCTATACGCCGATTTTGCGGTACGTGGTTGAAAATCGCTATTTTACGTTTTCCATCGGTGTAGGCGTTCTGATCGTCAGCCTGGGGATCCTGCGCGGCGGTTACGTGCCCTTCATCTTCATGCCCAAGGGCGACAGCGACTGGGTGATCGCCGAAGTCAACTATCCCTTGGGAACGCCGGTGACCACCACGGCGCAAACCATTGCCTACCTGGAGCAGCAGGCGTTCAAACTCAACGAGGCTTTCGCCGGTAAGCTGGATGGGGGAAAGAACCTGATCACCAATACCTACTCGTTAACCGGTTTTATTCCCAGAAGGGACTGGAAGCCGTCGCAGATCGGCGGCCACTGCGGCGAAGTGTGGATCGAGATGATTTCGTCGGCTGAACGGCCGCGGGTTTCGGTCAATGCCGTCATCAACCGGTGGCGGGAGTTTGCCGGTGAAATCCCCGGCGTGGACCAGCTCTCCTTTTTCACCATCGAGGGGGGGCCGGCGGGAAGCCCCATCGAGATCCAGTTGATCGGCGACGATTTCAATCAGCTGGAACTGGCCGCTGCGGAACTGAAAAACGAGTTGGGCAAGTATCCGGGAACCTACGACATTGCCGACGACTTCAAACCCGGCAAGCCCGAACGGCGCATGCGGATCAAGGACGGCGCTCAGAGCATCGGCGTGACCATGAGCGATATCGCCCGCCAGCTTCGCCAGGGGTTTTACGGTGAGGAAGCCTTGCGCATTCAGCGCGGCAAGGACGATGTCAAGGTTCAGGTGCGCTATGCCGAACAAGACCGAAGGACTCTTTTCTCCATCGAGCAGGTCCGGGTGCGCACCCCGGACGGCCGGCAGGTTCCCCTTACCGAGGTGGCCGAAGTGTCGCCTTCACGGGCCTATTCGTTGATCCGCCGGGTTGACCGTAAACGGGTGATCACGGTGAGCAGCGATATCGACGAGGATGTGGGCAACGCAAGCAAGATCGTCGCCGATCTCAATGCGGAATTTCTACCCCGGCTGCTTAAGCGCTATCCCGGACTGCGCTACGATCTGGAAGGGCAGGAAAAGCGCACCCAGGAGTCTCTGGGGAGTTTGAAAAAGGGATTCACCCTGGCCCTCATGGGTATCTTTCTGCTGCTGGCCACCCAGTTTCGATCCTACATTCAGCCGGTGATCATCATGATGGCCATTCCCTTCGGATTGATCGGTGCCGTGCTCGGGCATCTGGTCATGGGGCTGGCGTTTACCATCATCAGCATTTTCGGCATCGTGGCTCTTTCCGGCATCGTGGTCAACGATTCGCTGATTCTGATCGACTTCATCAACCGCGCCCATCGCGGCGGCATGGCGATTGCCGAAGCGGTGGTTCAATCCGGCCGCTCCCGTTTCCGACCGGTGCTGCTGACCTCGGTGACCACCATTGCCGGGCTCTTCCCTTTGCTGCTGGAACGCAGTTTCCAGGCGCAATTCCTTATCCCCATGGCTGTGAGCATCAGTTTCGGCCTGCTGGCGGCGACCCTGCTGACCCTGCTCTACGTACCGGCGCTCTATTTGATCGTCGACGATTGTATCCGCGCGGTCCATAGGCGGTTGGGGCCGAAACCTGCGCAGGCCGAACCCGACGAGGCGCCCTCGGTCGATGGACCGAAATGA